In Eschrichtius robustus isolate mEscRob2 chromosome 2, mEscRob2.pri, whole genome shotgun sequence, a single window of DNA contains:
- the LOC137758957 gene encoding small ribosomal subunit protein eS27-like: MDEKCPGCCKITTVFSHAQTVVLCVGCSTVLCQPTGGKARLTVGCSCRRKHRQ, encoded by the coding sequence ATGGATGAGAAATGTCCAGGTTGCTGCAAGATTACCACGGTTTTCAGCCATGCTCAGACGGTGGTGCTTTGTGTAGGTTGTTCAACAGTGTTGTGCCAGCCGACAGGAGGAAAGGCCAGACTCACAGTAGGGTGTTCATGTAGAAGAAAGCACCGCCAATGA